From Oncorhynchus clarkii lewisi isolate Uvic-CL-2024 chromosome 26, UVic_Ocla_1.0, whole genome shotgun sequence, the proteins below share one genomic window:
- the LOC139384912 gene encoding dnaJ homolog subfamily A member 2, translating to MANVVDTKLYDILGVSPTATENELKKSYRKLAKEYHPDKNPNAGDKFKEISFAYEVLTNPEKKELYDRYGEQGLREGGGGGGGMDDIFSHIFGGGLFGFMGGQGRSRNGGRRRGEDMVHPLKVSLEDLYNGKTTKLQLSKNVLCGTCNGQGGKTGAVQKCVACRGRGMRIMIRQLAPGMVQQMQSVCTDCNGEGEVINEKDRCKKCEGKKVSKEVKILEVHVDKGMKHGQKITFGGEADQAPGVEPGDIVLVLQEKEHETYKRAAHDLHMTHKIGLVEALCGFQFTLKHLDGRQIVVKYAAGKVIEPGSVRVVRGEGMPQYRNPFEKGDLYIKFDVQFPENNWISPDKLNELEDLLPTRAEAPIVSGDAEEVDLQDYDVSQGSSGGRREAYNDSSDDEGGHHGPGVQCAHQ from the exons ATGGCGAACGTTGTCGATACTAAATTATATGACATCCTAGGGGTGTCCCCCACTGCCACTGAAAATGAGTTGAAAAAG TCATACCGGAAGCTAGCAAAGGAATATCACCCCGATAAAAACCCAAATGCTGGCGACAAG TTCAAGGAGATCAGCTTTGCATATGAAGTGTTGACTAATCCAGAGAAGAAGGAGCTTTATGATCGCTATGGGGAGCAGGGACTGCGagaaggaggtggtggtggtgggggaatgGATGACATATTTTCACACATCTTCGGTGGTGGACTCTTTGGCTTCATGGGCGGACAGGGGCGCAGCCGAAATGGTGGTAGacgaagaggagaggacatggttcACCCACTCAA AGTTTCACTGGAAGACCTGTACAATGGAAAAACAACTAAACTGCAGCTGAGCAAGAATGTTCTTTGTGGCACTTGTAATGG CCAGGGTGGAAAGACTGGCGCAGTTCAGAAGTGTGTGGCCTGCAGGGGGCGTGGTATGCGCATCATGATCAGACAGTTGGCTCCTGGGATGGTCCAACAGATGCAGTCTGTTTGTACTGATTGTAATGGAGAAG GTGAGGTCATCAATGAGAAAGACCGCTGTAAAAAGTGCGAGGGCAAGAAGGTTAGCAAGGAGGTGAAAATCCTGGAGGTCCATGTCGACAAAGGCATGAAGCATGGGCAGAAGATCACCTTCGGAGGGGAAGCCGACCAGGCGCCTGGGGTAGAGCCAGGAGACATTGTCCTCGTCCTGCAAGAGAAGGAGCACGAG ACATACAAAAGAGCGGCCCATGACCTGCACATGACCCATAAGATTGGCCTTGTCGAAGCACTTTGTGGATTCCAGTTTACGTTGAAACACTTAGATGGCAGACAGATTGTAGTCAAGTATGCTGCTGGCAAAGTCATTGAGCCAG GCTCTGTCCGAGTTGTTCGAGGGGAAGGGATGCCACAGTACCGTAATCCATTTGAAAAGGGGGACCTATACATTAAATTTGATGTGCAGTTCCCAGAAAACAACTGGATCAGCCCCGATAAACTCAAT GAGCTGGAGGACTTGCTGCCAACACGTGCCGAGGCGCCCATCGTGTCTGGGGACGCGGAGGAGGTGGACCTGCAGGACTACGACGTCAGCCAGGGCTCGTCTGGAGGACGACGTGAGGCCTACAACGACAGCTCAGACGACGAGGGAGGCCACCACGGCCCTGGAGTGCAGTGTGCCCACCAGTAG
- the LOC139385174 gene encoding neuropilin and tolloid-like protein 2: MQRAWVLLILIEEGFALAQRTKESFSQNEGSPPQNLNECGIWVRNINGGVFTSPNYPNTYPPNKECVYILEALPRQRIQLAFDKNYYMEPSFECRFDHIEVRDGPFGFSPIIDRFCGSKSPGLVTSTGRFMWIKFTSDEELEGVGFRIKYTFIADPDFHLHVGGLLNPIPDCQFEIGGYDGVIRSSQVEEEDKIKPGDALDCIWTIRAPPQSKIFIRFLEYQMEHSNECDKNFVAVYDGSSAIENLKAKFCSTVANDVMLTNGVGVVRMWADEKSRLSRFQMLFTSFVDPPCNSNTFFCHSNMCINNSLVCNGVQNCVYPWDENHCKEKKSNGLFHQITNTHGTVIGVSSGVVLVLLIISILVQMKQPRKKLVARRPVFNKAGFQEVFDPPHYELFSLRDKEISSDLADLSEELESYHKLRRSSTTSRCVHEHHCGLQASGGSMKQSRTTLSSMELSYHNDFSKPPPMKTFNSTYKKSCYGYKQTHDCAENVIEDRVMEEIPCEIYVRGGAAGPSAGPGGCGTLSSRNGGRNNTSIADPQQRSMSMDF; the protein is encoded by the exons ATGCAAAGAG CCTGGGTACTCCTTATTCTGATAGAAGAGGGATTTGCTCTGGCACAGAGAACTAAAG AGTCCTTTTCTCAGAATGAAGGCAGTCCACCTCAGAATCTTAACGAATGTGGCATCTGGGTCCGCAACATCAACGGGGGAGTCTTCACGTCCCCCAACTACCCCAACACATACCCCCCTAACAAGGAGTGTGTTTACATCTTGGAAG cTCTCCCTCGTCAAAGAATCCAGTTGGCCTTTGATAAGAACTACTACATGGAGCCCTCCTTTGAGTGCCGCTTTGATCACATCGAGGTGCGGGATGGTCCGTTCGGCTTCTCACCGATCATCGACCGCTTCTGTGGGTCGAAGAGCCCAGGCCTGGTCACCTCCACGGGCCGCTTCATGTGGATCAAGTTCACCAGCGACGAGGAGCTGGAGGGTGTTGGGTTCCGTATCAAATACACCTTTATAGCAG ACCCAGATTTTCATCTGCACGTGGGTGGACTGTTAAACCCGATTCCAG ATTGTCAGTTTGAGATTGGTGGCTATGATGGTGTTATCCGCTCCAGTCAGGTAGAAGAGGAGGATAAGATTAAGCCTGGTGACGCTCTGGACTGTATCTGGACCATCCGCGCTCCTCCTCAGTCCAAG ATTTTCATTCGCTTCCTGGAATACCAGATGGAGCACTCCAACGAGTGCGACAAGAACTTTGTGGCCGTGTACGACGGCAGCAGTGCCATCGAAAACCTGAAGGCCAAGTTCTGCAGCACCGTGGCTAACGACGTCATGCTCACCAACGGGGTGGGAGTGGTGCGGATGTGGGCCGACGAGAAGAGCCGACTCAGCCGCTTCCAGATGCTCTTCACCTCATTTGTCGACC CCCCGTGCAATAGCAACACGTTTTTTTGCCATAGCAACATGTGCATCAATAACTCCTTGGTGTGTAATGGGGTCCAGAACTGTGTCTACCCCTGGGATGAGAACCATTGTAAGG AGAAAAAATCCAATGGCCTGTTCCATCAGATTACTAATACCCACGGCACGGTGATCGGCGTGTCCTCAGGCGTGGTTCTCGTCCTACTCATCATCTCCATCCTGGTCCAGATGAAGCAGCCCAGGAAGAAGTTGGTAGCCCGCCGGCCAGTCTTCAACAAGGCTGGCTTCCAGGAGGTCTTTGACCCTCCCCACTACGAGCTCTTCTCCCTCCGTGACAAGGAGATCTCCTCTGACCTGGCTGACCTATCAGAGGAGCTGGAGAGCTACCACAAGCTGCGCCGCTCCTCTACCACGTCGCGCTGTGTCCACGAGCACCATTGTGGCTTGCAGGCCTCGGGAGGCAGCATGAAGCAGAGCCGCACCACCCTCAGCTCCATGGAGCTCTCTTACCACAACGACTTCTCCAAGCCCCCGCCCATGAAGACCTTTAACAGCACCTATAAGAAAAGCTGCTACGGCTACAAACAGACTCACGATTGCGCCGAGAATGTCATTGAAGACCGTGTCATGGAGGAGATCCCCTGTGAGATCTACGTCCGCGGCGGTGCGGCCGGGCCAAGTGCTGGGCCAGGAGGCTGTGGCACCCTCAGCTCCCGCAACGGGGGCCGCAATAACACCAGCATCGCCGACCCCCAGCAACGTTCAATGTCCATGGACTTCTAG